Proteins from a genomic interval of Lycium ferocissimum isolate CSIRO_LF1 chromosome 2, AGI_CSIRO_Lferr_CH_V1, whole genome shotgun sequence:
- the LOC132035276 gene encoding transcription factor HBI1 isoform X2 yields the protein MLRCREMSVLERQKAVLECLYNHSKQQLSSLPQQDLAHFNSLITRHMMMGCVGENFTDYNCQEMARPSLSTVTNSSITTVSPPPEKENDLSTIIAPRENVVSTKKRKAEFLESEISDKSQGGTIGNDSKENSKTSEVQKPDYIHVRARRGQATDSHSLAERARREKISKKMKYLQDLVPGCDKVTGKAGMLDEIINYVQSLQKQVEFLSMKLATLNPRLDLNTDNFFTKDFPSYIATTFPTASMPTLSEYNLIQHEQGSSGDVAQMLPQRRDLMSFPEAFAVVQQQQPNFETDLQSLFSVGFN from the exons ATGTTACGTTGCAGGGAAATGAGCGTTCTTGAAAGGCAAAAGGCGGTGTTGGAATGTCTTTATAACCATTCTAAACAGCAGCTTTCTTCTCTGCCTCAGCAAGATCTTGCTCACTTTAACAGTTTGATAACCAGGCATATGATGATGGGCTGCGTTGGGGAGAATTTTACCGACTATAATTGTCAAGAAATGGCTCGTCCCTCTTTGTCGACTGTCACAAATTCATCGATTACAACAGTGTCTCCCCCGCCAGagaaagaaaatgatttgaGTACCATTATAGCTCCCAGAGAAAATGTTGTGTCAACCAAGAAGAGAAAAGCTGAG TTTTTGGAGTCAGAGATCAGTGATAAAAGCCAAGGGGGGACAATAGGGAACGATTCAAAGGAGAATTCTAAGACGTCTGAGGTTCAAAAGCCCGATTACATTCATGTCAGGGCACGTCGTGGTCAAGCCACTGATAGCCACAGCTTAGCAGAAAGG GCTAGAAGGGAGAAAATCAGTAAGAAGATGAAATATTTACAAGATTTAGTCCCAGGTTGCGACAAAGTGACTGGGAAAGCTGGAATGCTAGATGAAATTATCAATTACGTTCAATCTCTTCAGAAACAAGTCGAGTTTCTTTCAATGAAACTTGCAACTCTGAATCCTAGGCTTGATTTGAACACAGATAATTTTTTCACCAAAGACTTCCCCTCTTACATAGCCACTACTTTTCCAACAGCATCAATGCCAACACTTTCAGAATATAACCTGATCCAACACGAGCAAGGAAGTAGTGGTGATGTTGCACAGATGTTACCACAAAGAAGAGATTTAATGTCATTTCCAGAAGCTTTTGCA GTAGTACAGCAGCAACAGCCAAATTTTGAGACTGATTTACAGAGCCTTTTCAGTGTTGGCTTTAACTAG
- the LOC132035276 gene encoding transcription factor HBI1 isoform X1 has translation MLRCREMSVLERQKAVLECLYNHSKQQLSSLPQQDLAHFNSLITRHMMMGCVGENFTDYNCQEMARPSLSTVTNSSITTVSPPPEKENDLSTIIAPRENVVSTKKRKAEQFLESEISDKSQGGTIGNDSKENSKTSEVQKPDYIHVRARRGQATDSHSLAERARREKISKKMKYLQDLVPGCDKVTGKAGMLDEIINYVQSLQKQVEFLSMKLATLNPRLDLNTDNFFTKDFPSYIATTFPTASMPTLSEYNLIQHEQGSSGDVAQMLPQRRDLMSFPEAFAVVQQQQPNFETDLQSLFSVGFN, from the exons ATGTTACGTTGCAGGGAAATGAGCGTTCTTGAAAGGCAAAAGGCGGTGTTGGAATGTCTTTATAACCATTCTAAACAGCAGCTTTCTTCTCTGCCTCAGCAAGATCTTGCTCACTTTAACAGTTTGATAACCAGGCATATGATGATGGGCTGCGTTGGGGAGAATTTTACCGACTATAATTGTCAAGAAATGGCTCGTCCCTCTTTGTCGACTGTCACAAATTCATCGATTACAACAGTGTCTCCCCCGCCAGagaaagaaaatgatttgaGTACCATTATAGCTCCCAGAGAAAATGTTGTGTCAACCAAGAAGAGAAAAGCTGAG CAGTTTTTGGAGTCAGAGATCAGTGATAAAAGCCAAGGGGGGACAATAGGGAACGATTCAAAGGAGAATTCTAAGACGTCTGAGGTTCAAAAGCCCGATTACATTCATGTCAGGGCACGTCGTGGTCAAGCCACTGATAGCCACAGCTTAGCAGAAAGG GCTAGAAGGGAGAAAATCAGTAAGAAGATGAAATATTTACAAGATTTAGTCCCAGGTTGCGACAAAGTGACTGGGAAAGCTGGAATGCTAGATGAAATTATCAATTACGTTCAATCTCTTCAGAAACAAGTCGAGTTTCTTTCAATGAAACTTGCAACTCTGAATCCTAGGCTTGATTTGAACACAGATAATTTTTTCACCAAAGACTTCCCCTCTTACATAGCCACTACTTTTCCAACAGCATCAATGCCAACACTTTCAGAATATAACCTGATCCAACACGAGCAAGGAAGTAGTGGTGATGTTGCACAGATGTTACCACAAAGAAGAGATTTAATGTCATTTCCAGAAGCTTTTGCA GTAGTACAGCAGCAACAGCCAAATTTTGAGACTGATTTACAGAGCCTTTTCAGTGTTGGCTTTAACTAG